TATGGAATACTATCATCATGAAAAATGCTGTAAGCATCACAAGAGAAAtctgaaatatatatatttttcctgtTGCAATGTTTAGGCTGCATACTCAGATCATTTGTTGGATTGCATTTGATGGGTCCAAGTAATTGCAAAGATGTAGGAATATATCTGGATCTTAATATCATATTATCACTATGGTGGAGCAGCTGAAGTAGGATGTATTCTGCAGCATGAACATAGACTACAACATCGAGCTGTTATCCtgcaatattgattttttttctgtacAAAAACACGGCACTAGTTGGGTGAATTCCCTGCTTCCCGAGATAACCAGATACATGAGGTTTTGTCTTCTTGAGCTGCTGCACACTAGTACTTACATGTTTCTTTAAACTTGTACCTACAATTGAAGTCGATCTGCCTGAATGCACAAATGGAATAGAAACTGCTTCTCTGAAAATCTCTAGATCATATTTTGTTTCTGCAAATCTGTAGATCATATTTGTTCCGTTGGTATTTAATGGTAAAAGGAAGAACTGATGTTCAAGTATGGCTGGTTGATAGCTATATGCCATCTGAGGCCATTCTAATTGCATTGCACTAATGTTCAAATTAGTTGATTTGCATATGGATGTGTTAACTCACGGATGGAGACAAGCGCCTAGCCCAAAACGGATAGAGACAAGCGCCTAGCCCAATGGCCCTGGCCTTGGCCCCGACAGCGCCCAGGCCCACCACCACCCTAATGCTAGCACTCACGTTGCCTCTACCATCCCCAACGACGTGCCCGATGATCCTGTCCTCCATATCTATATCGACCTGCTTCTAGGTTTCGTGCAGTCATGGAGGTGAAGAGCGATATGTGGAGTTGTTGCCATCTGTTGTATTCATGTTATCGTATGGGTATGAGGACTTGAGACCCAATATGGGCCTTGGGTCGTCAGATCAGACTGTGAGCCAGTGGAGTGGCTGGGTGGGGTGTTGCATACTGGCAGTTATGCCACATCTAATACTTGATACATATTAATATATGTACtaattttttcacaaaaatttaaatatatatctatatacctATGATCCTGAGTGGGTCTACCCTGGGCTCATCTAGAGGAGATGATATATGCTATATACCTATGATCCTGAGTGGGTCTACTCTGAGCTCATCTAGAGGAGATGATATATGATGGCACTTCGGTTGACACATAGTGTGATCCTTGGGTGCCGAGCTGAGTCACTACTCGTAAGAGTTTCAAATCTAACTGATTCTAAACCAATTTGTGTGGAGACTAGCGCATGGTATCCGCATTCTAGCAGTTAAAATTATCCTCATAAGAAAAAGGAGAGTTAAAATAGAGGACACCAGATGTTTCGTTTGTAGCAGGATGAATGAGTTGGACTTCTCCCGTTTGGATAGGCTTAAAAGTggttttccttaaaaaaaaaaaagagccagAAGCTATTCAAACGGTTAATTTTTAATCTTGATTTTTGGTGAGTTTTAAATGACTGAGGAAGCGGCCGCAgttaaaatgaactaaaaactgaaatcaatttttttaatttttaatatgctaaaagactaaaattttataataaaaactaacaactaaaattcaaTAACCATGACGGCTTATTCAGTTAAGCAGAAACTTCTAACGGATAAGCTATCAAAGTTGCCCTAAGATTGGGAATCGTTGATGCTTCTTCGAAGACGTGAGCTTGATGCTCCTCCTGCTCCAAGAAACTAAGATCGATCCTGGAAATATGGGAGTTCGACTGGCTATTATTTCTGCGATTATTTTGTTAATgatattctttttcctttctccgTTTCTGTAGCTGACGCGGTCGCTGTTCCTCGCCAGCGCCGCCGTCCTCGCTCCACTCCCTCCCTCTAGCAAGAAGCCATGCTGCATCACCTGAGATCCGCCGCGGCGAGCGCTCCCGGCCATCCGCTGGCGCCGCCGGAAGATGGCGACGACCACGACGGGGAGAGCGCAAGGGCTGTCACCGTATCCGACCAGAGGACCATCTACCTGGTCcgtctctccctccccttcctctccAGTCTCTTTCCCCCATCTGGTGGTTGCTTCGCCGAGGCGAACCGCTTGTTCTTTTGTCGGCGGACTGCTCACTGATCTGCGTGTATCTCCTCCGCGCTGTAGGTGAACATGTTCATAGCGAACACGGTGGAGTTCCTCAACTCCTTCGCTGCCCTCTGCAACGACAAGCTCGCGCTCCTCCACAGGTAAATGATGACTGAATTTCCTGTGAATTCGGGGAGAATACTAGAGCTTATATTTTGTATGTGCTGGGATTGATGTCACTAGATAACTTTAGGTTGGTTATTAGGCACATTTGAGGAGTTGGTGAATTTTGTTAGGAAAGGAATACTGGATCATATTCTTCGAATTCTGTTTGGGGTTGTAGAAGGCCCTGTAGAGGTACACATTTTGCGGGGAAACAAGTACTGACTCCGCTTACAGCTACGGATTTTGTGCTGATTCAAGGGAATAGAAATCCCTCTGGAGTTACAAACTTCTGCTGATTTCATGCTATGCACTACCTAAGCGTGTGGTGATGATTCCCTGCCAGACATTCAAGAATTCATGTTTTATCGAATTAGTTTTAATATTTCTACTTTTTTTGTTCAAGGGTTCATCTCAAATTAGAGTCATGGTTTAGTGAATATTATGTTGTTATTGGCATTTGGCAATTTAGCGTGAATTTGATGGTGATAAAATATCACGACTTCgtaaaaatacaaaatattttggtttgttgCTGAGGAACTCTTTGTGCCGTGGTGATAAGCATACAATTAAAGTTTCTAACCTGATATATTCTTGATAGCTGTAAACTTGGAACTGTAAGTAGCATCAACTTCGTGTCTCATGACTAGACTTTCCTGCAGGATAGTATACAGAAAATCTGCAATGCTTTTCCTAAGTTATTTATTGCTTGGTTATTTCTAAACTCTGCCATATCCTAAATCGTAATTATTTCTCATGCCTATGCTGCTAAAACTATGGACTGCCCTTTTCCAGGAAGGTAGTGAAACTGGACTCATCTCTTGCCCTTCTGGAAGCAAAGCTGCATAGTATTGATGGGAATGATGCTTCGGGACACTCAACAAGCCACAAGGCACACCAATCTTTAACAGATGACAAAATATTTGATTCGGCAAGTTTAATGGGTGAATCCTCTAGGTAAGTCTGTCTCCCCATTGCTATTTTATTTGTAAATTAATATGTTTGCATAAGCCCACATATTAGCATATTCTAGTCAGGCTCCATGACTCATAATGAGTTGCTTGTACAATTACAATTTTCTTATGTGTTTGACAGCtgtacatagtaattaataaaCAAGAGTATAAATAAGTTCACGAAGTACAAAACTATGCTTAACCGTACCATATTATCATGGAAGCTGTTTGATATACTGTTTCCTTTGGAAAATATTGTGACATTAGACTTTTGGGAACTCTTGTCTCCTATTTTTTGTCTTCGTTGCTATTTGAGGTCCTGTTGATGTCATTATACCTAAGCCCTAAGGTGTTTGTGGCATGCTCCATGCTGTATGTAGGTCTGGTGATGGTGATTCTTGACTAGGCTATACTGACAGGAAGCATGCGGAAAAGCCAAGAGTCGGATTTGTTGGATCAAGAAGTTTTGTCAAGCCCGAATTCAGTCTAGCCATGGGGCATTGTACCTGTGCATGGCAGTGCTATATGGTCTCTGTACACCATTTACAGGTGAGGGCAACGAATACTATTCAGCTAATGAAGATGAGATGGTCATGTTGATAGTTTTATGCACATTGAAAGTTTGAAACCTTTGGATTTGGCTAATTCTTGCTTTCTAGATGTAGCCGTACGTGTATTGTCGACTGTTTTTGCACATATTTAAGCTCTGCAACTCCGAGATTTACTGCGAATGACCTGAGCTGCGAACTTTCAATCTTCTTATCAGTATGGCCTTTTAAATGTCATTTGTCTGGAGAAATGGTATTTTGTAACAATTGCGTAAACTGTGTTTTTGCACTTTAGGCTGTGAATGTGATGGCATAAGGACCAGCATTTATAAGAAGAAATCTAACTCCAGACCTTCAGGTGCATGACCAGCATTTGTAAGAAAAAAAGTCGCATAACCATAACCTTGTGCCGAACTGATTATTCTGGAATCGTTAAAGGATTTACTTCAattgttaaaaatattttttttgaggaaTTGTCAAAAAGAAAATCCTTGAGACCTTGGACAGGTGCAATACAGTGAAACGAACGATCAACAGTGGCGCtgccttgtttttctttttgaagggGGCCTTCCTGTATTCTGGTCTTTACTTTATGCTCAGTAAGAAGCCCGTTAGAAAGGCCCAGCCCAAAAAACGCTTGCTTACGAGGCCAATGGAGCCCGAGACCGATCGAATCGCCGAACCAGATCACCACCACCGACCgttccggcgccggcgcctctGAAAAAGGGGATCCAAGCAACCTCGAGCTCGGCTGCACCCCTGTTCCCTCGGGGGCCGGTTCCCACGAGCATCCTGCCGCGGCGGGAGGAAGGTCTTCTTCATGCGCTAGCGGCGGCAGATCAGTTGAGGTGAGGCCAGCTGTGAACTCTACTCGTCGGCTCAGAAAGTCGGAAGAAATTTGGATGCAAGTAAAAGTGGTAGTACGA
This genomic window from Phragmites australis chromosome 7, lpPhrAust1.1, whole genome shotgun sequence contains:
- the LOC133925404 gene encoding uncharacterized protein LOC133925404 is translated as MLHHLRSAAASAPGHPLAPPEDGDDHDGESARAVTVSDQRTIYLVNMFIANTVEFLNSFAALCNDKLALLHRKVVKLDSSLALLEAKLHSIDGNDASGHSTSHKAHQSLTDDKIFDSASLMGESSRL